The following are from one region of the Quercus robur chromosome 1, dhQueRobu3.1, whole genome shotgun sequence genome:
- the LOC126712970 gene encoding uncharacterized protein LOC126712970, translating to MEQPSSEVWQLPPPMVYKLNFDAAIFSRMEKSGIGTIIRNEKGEVIAGMSAIGPQVDTSEETKLFACRRSLEFAMDDGFTRLMIEGDNNNVMQAISSDVANYSFLGNVVDDIHHLMSGLQWVTISKIRRGGNKVAHVLAQHARNLEYDLYWLEDSPTSFGSLVSRFVIIMIK from the coding sequence ATGGAGCAACCAAGCAGTGAAGTCTGGCAGCTACCTCCACCAATGGTATATAAGTTAAACTTTGATGCAGCAATATTTTCAAGGATGGAGAAATCTGGTATAGGAACAATAATTCGAAATGAGAAGGGTGAAGTTATAGCTGGTATGTCTGCTATTGGGCCACAGGTGGATACAAGTGAGGAAACTAAACTCTTTGCGTGCAGAAGATCTCTTGAATTCGCTATGGATGATGGTTTCACTAGATTAATGATAGAGGGAGATAATAACAATGTTATGCAGGCTATTTCTTCAGATGTGGCTAACTATTCATTCCTAGGCAATGTGGTTGATGATATTCACCATTTGATGTCTGGCTTACAGTGGGTTACAATTAGTAAGATTAGGAGGGGAGGCAATAAGGTAGCGCATGTTCTTGCTCAACATGCtagaaatttagaatatgaTTTGTATTGGTTGGAGGACTCCCCTACCAGCTTTGGAAGCCTTGTATCAAGATTCGTTATTATTATGATTAAATGA